One part of the Mya arenaria isolate MELC-2E11 chromosome 3, ASM2691426v1 genome encodes these proteins:
- the LOC128225600 gene encoding uncharacterized protein LOC128225600 — translation MSIKSGVPRGTLVERRRQPLCEGWVEHRAHTKRGVRYRKLYMLLEQNVICTFERTPPGNQNQLWNLTLDKSTTFKYRGPTKDHSGYKFDLFAGGRNNTFKTVRLSELEQWRGYIIGIVTRTVPVDLDLLEDQIRRIVVNVRGYNSESDSGYIPDRPGPGGGSTRTEVFAHNRSIGSGDSGKGNSLKLDNNGQVVHRFHADKFGEQTPPSWFVTRCSRAMAETVLRAAERLGYGNTLMRESTTHMNNGSYAISKLVRHKRTNDVQFDHYEVIRVAGGYKLNVENEHEPMTCLTEVTHYFQRMFGLDTELLTTNDRRQLQVEAQGEPSYVDRFRQHDHGEPEPDGRWVPSPMPHMQHSLSAPGYVNQEIEREVKDAQTLTGDRCVPSPMPHMQHSLSAPGYVNQENEREVKEARTLPVAPPPPRDPIVKGRPPASAAPHTPASPRDDKRSQLEQSLANVTLRKTGFKPTLSASPQQQQQQQQQQQQQAYRLNFSKSVHSGIKSPDSPNKIPVSQTNVTKRNVPQTHKVTNVGVPSVSFSTDNGDSGEDGRASGGVSTLLERFEMNGKPQSSGGKKPVVKKDKKVQFQQQEQRSVDIPMTGSVGRLHERRQREPAMSAQNIKQRLEGLNPEFKSRLENMIGGAHTVAAPHNSRPSIQNQIASSGAASPVRSLPPTPHDEPDDHIYEALPDEVIYYNDSGHGSM, via the exons ATGTCGATAAAATCTGGTGTGCCGAGGGGGACACTGGTGGAGAGACGGAGACAGCCGTTATGTGAGGGTTGGGTGGAACACAGGGCACACACTAAG AGAGGCGTACGTTACCGGAAGTTGTATATGCTGCTCGAGCAGAACGTGATCTGCACCTTCGAGAGGACGCCGCCCGGTAACCAgaat CAACTTTGGAACTTGACGTTAGACAAAAGCACGACTTTCAAATACCGAGGTCCCACTAAGGATCACAGCGGCTACAAGTTCGATCTATTCGCTGGCGGACGCAACAATACGTTTAAG actgtccgtctgtctgagTTGGAGCAATGGCGTGGATACATCATTGGAATTGTAACG CGAACTGTTCCTGTCGACCTGGATCTGCTAGAGGACCAGATTCGGCGGATCGTGGTAAACGTGCGCGGTTACAACAGTGAATCGGATAGCGGTTATATCCCCGACAGGCCTGGACCGGGTGGTGGGTCGACGCGCACGGAAGTTTTCGCTCACAATCGCAGCATAGGGTCTGGTGATTCCGGCAAAGGGAACAGCCTGAAGCTGGACAACAACGGACAGGTG GTTCACAGGTTCCACGCAGACAAATTTGGGGAACAGACCCCGCCCAG CTGGTTTGTGACTCGCTGCTCAAGGGCAATGGCCGAGACAGTGTTGCGGGCGGCTGAGCGGCTCGGATACGGCAACACGCTGATGAGGGAGAGCACCACGCACATGAACAACGGAAGTTATGCCATCTCCAAACTCGTCAGGCACAAACG AACTAACGATGTGCAGTTTGACCACTACGAAGTTATACGGGTTGCCGGCGGCTACAAACTTAACGTTGAAAATGAG CACGAGCCGATGACGTGCCTGACAGAAGTGACGCACTACTTCCAACGCATGTTCGGGCTGGACACAGAGCTGCTCACGACAAATGACCGTCGGCAGCTGCAGGTGGAGGCCCAAGGGGAGCCCAGCTACGTCGACCGCTTCAGGC AGCACGATCATGGCGAACCCGAGCCAG ACGGCCGCTGGGTTCCCTCGCCGATGCCGCACATGCAACACTCCTTGTCGGCGCCTGGCTACGTGAACCAGGAGATAGAGCGAGAGGTGAAGGATGCGCAGACACTAACAGGTGACCGCTGCGTTCCCTCACCGATGCCGCACATGCAACACTCCTTGTCGGCGCCTGGGTACGTGAACCAGGAGAATGAGCGGGAGGTGAAGGAGGCGCGGACACTCCCGGTCGCCCCTCCCCCGCCCCGCGACCCCATCG TGAAGGGTCGACCGCCTGCATCGGCAGCACCGCATACACCAGCCTCCCCTCGGGACGACAAACGCTCCCAGCTAGAACAGAGCCTAGCTAATGTTACGCTCCGTAAAACTGGATTTAAACCCACTTTGTCAGCAAgcccacaacaacaacaacaacaacaacaacaacaacaacaacaggcgTACAGACTAAACTTTTCTAAATCAGTGCATTCAGGGATCAAATCTCCTGACTCACCGAATAAGATCCCAGTATCACAAACAAATGTGACTAAGAGAAACGTCCCGCAGACTCACAAAGTGACTAACGTAGGTGTGCCTAGCGTCTCTTTCTCAACTGATAATGGAGATTCCGGTGAAGACGGCCGGGCCAGTGGTGGAGTTAGCACGTTACTTGAAAGGTTCGAGATGAATGGCAAACCGCAGTCCTCGGGCGGCAAAAAACCTGTGGTCAAGAAAG ACAAGAAGGTGCAGTTTCAACAACAGGAGCAGAGGTCTGTGGACATTCCCATGACCGGAAGTGTAGGTCGATTGCACGAGCGGCGGCAGAGAGAGCCTGCCATGTCTGCTCAGAATATCAAGCAGAGACTTGAAG GTCTCAACCCCGAGTTTAAGAGCAGGTTGGAGAACATGATCGGCGGAGCGCACACGGTGGCCGCGCCCCACAACTCCCGTCCGTCCATACAGAACCAGATCGCTTCCTCGGGGGCCGCCTCCCCGGTACGCTCGCTGCCGCCTACCCCACACGACGAACCAGATGACCACATCTACGAGGCGCTGCCAGACGAGGTCATATATTACAACGACTCCGGTCACGGCAGCATGTGA